In the Malassezia vespertilionis chromosome 1, complete sequence genome, one interval contains:
- a CDS encoding uncharacterized protein (EggNog:ENOG503NV19; TransMembrane:6 (i98-116o136-153i165-185o220-240i247-267o279-300i); COG:T) yields the protein MFSCAKITTRVAHPVSAIARQLSSKTIAFRAVARPGCKSLAPSTIAQQVRTVRQNPFQRHGREFQHGAEEIVYTDVPPHEKSGFNSNSFAARGGWPRALASVGIVVGTAIGANLFFNRDKRGQLSMIESNYLNSTFTYLGGGLTLTGATAYLLHRSGFAARIMLANPWLVLGVGLVTSIASMLGAQALPPGHPGKVPCWILFNISQGAALSPLLFLNPALLARAGLYTAGVMGSLCYVGATAKEDKYLYLGGPLLAGVTVVALTAFAPLVLPRTMTRTLIASEAICLYGGLAVFGAFVLWDTQKILQHARMVQAGMLRPDPLSESIGLELDFINIFTRIVQILAMRDQRRK from the coding sequence ATGTTCTCGTGCGCAAAAATCACAACCCGCGTTGCACACCCTGTGTCAGCTATCGCACGCCAATTGTCTTCCAAGACAATTGCATTTCGCGCGGTGGCGAGACCCGGCTGCAAGAGCCTGGCGCCGTCCACGATTGCGCAGCAGGTGCGTACGGTCCGTCAGAACCCGTTccagcgccatggccgcgAGTTTCAGCACGGTGCTGAGGAGATTGTTTACACGGATGTTCCTCCTCATGAAAAGTCCGGCTTTAACTCCAACAGCTTTGCTGCTCGCGGCGGCTggccgcgtgcgctggcgAGCGTCGGTATCGTCGTCGGTACCGCCATTGGCGCCAACCTGTTCTTCAATcgcgacaagcgcggcCAGCTTAGCATGATTGAGTCCAACTACCTAAACTCTACCTTTACTTATCTTGGGGGTGGTCTCACGCTTACGGGTGCCACTGCGTACTTACTCCACCGCTCCGGCTTTGCTGCTCGCATCATGTTGGCCAATCCTTGGCTTGTGCTCGGTGTCGGTCTTGTGACGTCCATTGCTAGTATGCTGGGCGCACAGGCACTTCCGCCGGGTCACCCTGGCAAGGTGCCTTGCTGGATTCTGTTCAACATTAGTcagggcgctgcgcttAGCCCGCTGCTCTTCCTCAACCCTGCCTTGCTTGCCCGTGCTGGTCTTTACACCGCCGGTGTGATGGGCAGTTTGTGCTACGTTGGCGCAACCGCGAAGGAAGACAAGTACCTTTACCTTGGCGGGCCTTTGCTTGCTGGTGTGACGGTTGTTGCGCTCACTGCATTTGCTCCGCTCGTCCTGCCCAGAACAATGACTCGTACTTTGATTGCTAGCGAGGCTATTTGTCTTTACGGTGGACTTGCGGTCTTTGGTGCATTTGTTCTCTGGGATACGCAAAAGATTTTGCAGCACGCGAGGATGGTCCAGGCCGGTATGCTGCGCCCTGACCCGCTTTCGGAGAGCATTGGTTTGGAGCTCGACTTTATCAACATCTTTACGCGCATTGTACAAATTCTTGCCATGCGCgaccagcgccgcaagtaA
- the PPN1 gene encoding endopolyphosphatase (COG:O; BUSCO:EOG09262645; EggNog:ENOG503NVEG) — translation MAACRQGKAVRPVMRVLAYAAVVWAAISGVYCEQVSYLLEEVSTRAVAGRFVHITDMHLDKHYQDNASIASSCHRISPNAAQRAGHWGTPLSDCDSPRILGNASLAWLRDNWRSEENRTFDFILWTGDSVRHDNDKDTPRTVQETMEAVRFSAQLLQHYFPGIPIVPNLGNNDVFKHNIMLPGHSKELDAFLDAWRDLIPHDMVDSFRKGGYFATEVIPNTLGVISLNTLYFYDTNSAVAGCPRRVSGALEEEADIGTVQLEWLMDQLLRFRQRNMQVHIIGHVPPTFGKYFPRCFDAYTELVIQFQDTIVGQHFGHMNMDMFFVQKSKHALKEEKRGVRNVPKGIESDLKYEYGSLPTPAQTNESLYSVFYVSGSIIPTYLPSMRVWTYNTTQPHRYTDTMREQVQTEATRISTAQSERKYTRPDRETHSKHDHEQPRFVSDNAPSRTNMYLTLLGYSEWTANLDAANQKYDRMLQRQGKAAADALSLVFDLAYTTYHPTTLWHDYMPGPNQALQTPVPKHLLDAVLKKRKVPNPIECNRHGSDCKSVRALRDLSDYALADMTLGSLMQFARRLVANSWLWNRYVHRMYAGIPWAFV, via the coding sequence ATGGCTGCATGCCGCCAAGGCAAAGCGGTACGTCCTGTAATGCGGGTACTGGCGTATGCCGCTGTAGTATGGGCAGCAATCTCTGGTGTGTATTGTGAGCAGGTATCATACTTGCTCGAGGAGGTATCGACTCGCGCGGTTGCAGGGCGTTTTGTGCACATTACCGATATGCATCTGGACAAGCACTACCAAGACAATGCCTCCATCGCCTCGTCTTGCCACCGCATTTCGCccaacgctgcgcagcgtgccgggCACTGGGGCACGCCGCTGAGCGACTGTGACTCACCGCGCATTTTGGGCAACGCGTCCCTTGCATGGCTGCGCGACAATTGGCGCTCGGAGGAGAACAGAACATTTGATTTTATTTTGTGGACTGGGGACTCGGTGCGGCACGATAATGACAAAGACACGCCACGCACGGTGCAGGAGACAATGGAAGCGGTACGCTTTTCTGCACAGCTGTTGCAGCACTACTTCCCTGGCATCCCCATCGTGCCTAATTTGGGAAACAACGACGTGTTCAAGCACAATATCATGCTTCCTGGCCACTCCAAGGAATTGGATGCATTCTTGGACGCTTGGCGGGATTTAATTCCGCACGACATGGTTGATTCTTTCCGCAAGGGCGGCTACTTTGCCACGGAAGTAATTCCTAACACACTCGGCGTCATTAGCCTCAATACCCTCTACTTTTACGACACGAACAGTGCCGTCGCTGGCtgtccgcgccgcgtatCTGGTGCTCTGGAGGAAGAGGCAGATATAGGCACTGTGCAGCTCGAATGGCTTATGGATCAGCTATTGCGCTTCCGCCAGCGGAATATGCAAGTGCACATTATTGGACATGTGCCTCCCACGTTTGGCAAATACTTCCCGCGCTGCTTCGACGCCTATACAGAGCTTGTGATCCAGTTCCAGGACACCATCGTCGGTCAACATTTTGGGCACATGAATATGGATATGTTTTTCGTGCAGAAATCGAAACATGCGCTCAAAGAGGAAAAACGCGGCGTACGGAACGTACCAAAGGGGATTGAGAGTGATTTAAAGTACGAGTACGGGTCGCTTCCTACACCGGCGCAGACAAATGAGTCGTTGTATTCTGTCTTCTATGTATCTGGCAGTATCATCCCCACGTACCTGCCCAGCATGCGTGTGTGGACGTACAATACAACGCAGCCGCACCGTTACACTGACACCATGCGCGAACAGGTCCAAACGGAGGCCACGAGGATCTCAACAGCTCAGTCTGAACGCAAATACACACGTCCCGACCGTGAAACGCATTCCAAGCACGACCATGAGCAGCCGCGGTTTGTGTCGGACaacgcgccgtcgcgcacaaatATGTACTTGACCTTACTTGGCTACAGCGAATGGACCGCTAATTTGGACGCTGCGAACCAAAAGTACGATCGCATGCTTCAAAGGCAGggaaaagcggcggcggacGCGCTATCTTTGGTATTTGATCTTGCGTACACTACCTATCATCCCACCACTCTGTGGCACGACTACATGCCTGGCCCAAACCAAGCATTGCAAACGCCCGTGCCGAAGCACCTGCTTGATGCTGTATTGAAAAAGCGTAAGGTACCGAACCCTATCGAATGCAATAGGCACGGCTCTGATTGCAAgtctgtgcgtgcattgcgcgatTTGAGCGACTATGCTTTGGCAGACATGACGCTCGGGTCGCTCATGCAATTTGCACGCCGCTTGGTAGCTAATTCTTGGCTGTGGAACCGGTACGTCCACCGCATGTACGCAGGTATTCCTTGGGCATTCGTGTAA
- a CDS encoding uncharacterized protein (BUSCO:EOG092629ZN; EggNog:ENOG503NUHI; COG:S), whose amino-acid sequence MSGIPHEELPILEALINIRNQLTALKKNGAEYTKTRDVEAIYSAVIKQSKYHRMFTLVTKLNKIREEQQVSDASQDTTGTESNASSGGVTKSTRVDTMLVDVFYLLSLFFITVGRSRECPAMYSQIGCMKQLLDHFDESAVYTEADLKPFASRIDELREIVKHDERENKHPPQLTKLIMRKLNACQQVLSQLQNRLSVLSVELLPIHQKLIHIRRQLFAAAAKPKPAKADIKQLLEELRKIDAKRVDGKFLGPGGSSVPEGQEVLAGLLESCFDFSNDILVRNGTVSSTLLPIYDRLIDTKQQLEHLEQRHRWTLRETDLWTYHLTLKDVDRLRVNGKFVDNEGKQPEGQQLLLYLLRRCYNLINKLISSSEPLSEELMPVSDKLSTISKCLKELSKYGGAFNLREMYPYRLALHQIATARKPLLDKEGNPTNELCWYAPDGSVPEGQGIIQAQFEEVEQTIEEFLNREEEDTDEDTETWEGSVASSCNTTDIGTASESELVVSSTMLGSRSSSTVSLPLDADVAINSLAIA is encoded by the exons ATGTCGGGAATCCCGCACGAGGAGCTCCCCATTTTGGAGGCATTGATCAA TATCCGCAATCAGCTTACGGCACTGAAAAAGAACGGGGCGGAATATACCAAGACGCGGGATGTGGAAGCGATTTACAGTGCAGTGATCAAGCAGAGTAAGTACCATCGTATGTTCACCCTAGTCACAAAACTGAACAAGATTCGCGAGGAGCAGCAGGTATCGGATGCTTCACAGGATACGACGGGGACCGAAAGTAATGCGAGCAGCGGAGGGGTTACGAAGAGCACACGAGTAGATACCATGCTGGTCGACGTATTTTACTTGCTCAGTCTCTTTTTCATCACCGTTGGCCGGAGCCGCGAGTGTCCTGCGATGTACAGTCAGATCGGATGCATGAAGCAGTTGTTGGACCATTTTGACGAGTCTGCCGTGTATACAGAAGCGGATTTAAAGCcgtttgcgtcgcgcatcgacgAACTGCGCGAGATTGTAAAGCACGACGAACGAGAAAATAAGCACCCCCCGCAACTCACAAAGCTGATTATGCGCAAACTGAATGCGTGTCAGCAGGTACTGAGCCAGTTACAGAACCGCTTATCCGTCCTCTCTGTGGAATTGCTTCCGATCCACCAAAAATTGATACACATTCGCCGGCAACTGTtcgccgctgcagcaaagCCTAAGCCAGCCAAGGCCGATATAAAGCAGCTACTtgaggagctgcgcaagattgatgcaaagcgcgtcgaTGGAAAGTTTCTCGGGCCCGGCGGCTCTTCGGTTCCAGAAGGCCAAGAAGTGCTGGCAGGTTTGCTCGAGTCATGCTTTGACTTTAGCAACGATATCTTGGTGCGCAACGGCACCGTATCATCTACGCTATTACCTATTTACGATCGGCTAATTGATACAAagcagcagctggagcacctcgagcagcggcacagaTGGACTCTGCGCGAAACAGATTTGTGGACATACCACCTCACCCTCAAAGATGTTGACCGGCTCCGTGTCAATGGCAAATTCGTGGACAATGAAGGCAAGCAGCCCGAGGGTCAGCAGCTGCTTTTGTACCTTTTGCGGCGGTGCTACAACTTGATCAACAAGCTCATCTCCTCCTCAGAGCCACTGTCCGAGGAGCTCATGCCCGTCTCAGATAAGCTTTCCACGATATCCAAGTGTCTGAAGGAGCTGAGTAAGTATGGCGGTGCATTTAATTTGCGCGAAATGTACCCCTaccgccttgcgctgcaccaaaTTGCCACCGCACGCaagccgctgctcgacaaggaAGGAAATCCAACAAACGAGCTATGCTGGTACGCACCGGATGGATCTGTGCCCGAGGGCCAAGGGATCATTCAGGCGCAGTTTGAAGAAGTCGAACAGACGATCGAAGAGTTCCTCAACCGCGAAGAGGAAGATACTGACGAGGACACTGAGACTTGGGAAGGCTCCGTTGCCAGCAGTTGCAATACGACCGATATCGGTACGGCGAGCGAGAGCGAGCTTGTCGTATCCTCGACTATGCTTGGAAGCCGCTCTTCCAGTACAGTAAGCCTGCCGCTGGACGCGGATGTGGCGATCAATTCATTGGCTATTGCATAA
- a CDS encoding uncharacterized protein (COG:U; EggNog:ENOG503P5GZ), with product MEQQQEGAAQRDSNTQPLGRVRRGALQQPGRTTSMVPTRLGAGANGIANAQASSPGSQRMVFRPVIPQRRRTPSDALQPSAQDIFESDASMAPVPLPAVRPKLRGPIEMTATGPFALGPTEKPLARSTRTQNMPATVHMGLDAAHAPLGTAEDPVTIDIQDVQGLDDAAPQTLLRPPRRLKREAEHIKQETATKDVDMRDTPLDTQDVNAAQALDLSESEGEEGEEELASRFVSSIRTGQSDGHLFLFQFPSTFPSFSTLPPTVETKPEVEEAPNSDDDVIEIAEHASTAAAQPAPQAPSAEGQIGRLDMYRDGRVVLHLGGIPFDVVGGSDPSFLQQIMLLDGQQQRAMCLGELDAKLVAVPDMQYLLSQPAAHAPI from the coding sequence atggagcagcagcaggagggcgcagcgcagcgtgacTCCAACACGCAGCCACTGGGCCGTGTGCGCAgaggtgcgctgcagcagcccGGTCGCACGACAAGCATGGTTCCCACACGATTGGGCGCCGGTGCGAATGGCATCGCAAACGCACAAGCTTCTTCCCCCGGATCGCAGCGGATGGTATTCCGCCCCGTGATCCCGCAGCGGCGTAGGACGccgagcgatgcgctgcagccgtCAGCGCAAGATATATTCGAGTCGGATGCTAGCATGGCGCCCGTTCCTTTACCAGCGGTGCGGCCAAAATTGCGTGGGCCGATTGAAATGACAGCGACGGGGCCATTTGCACTGGGGCCCACGGAAAAGCCTTTGGCGCGGTCAACGCGTACGCAGAACATGCCTGCAACTGTGCATATGGGTttggatgctgcgcatgcaccgctcGGCACGGCTGAAGACCCGGTCACGATTGATATCCAAGACGTGCAGGGgctggacgatgcggcACCGCAAACGCTTTTGCGCCCCCCACGCCGACTAAAGCGGGAGGCAGAGCATATCAAGCAAGAGACAGCTACGAAGGATGTAGACATGCGCGACACCCCGCTCGATACCCAGGATGTGAACGCTGCACAGGCACTGGATCTGAGCGAGAGTGAGGGGGAGGAGGGCGAGGAAGAGCTAGCAAGCCGGTTTGTTTCCTCGATTCGCACGGGTCAATCCGATGGACACCTGTTTCTTTTTCAGTTTCCAAGCACGTTCCCTTCCTTTAGTACGCTTCCGCCCACTGTTGAGACCAAGCCGGAAGTAGAAGAGGCGCCCAACTCGGACGATGACGTGATTGAGATTGCCGAACATGCGTCGACAGCCGCAGCACAGCCAGCCCCCCAAGCGCCATCTGCGGAGGGTCAGATTGGCCGCTTGGACATGTACCGCGATGGCCGCGTGGTGCTCCATCTTGGCGGGATCCCATTTGACGTCGTCGGCGGCAGCGACCCGAGCTTTCTACAGCAAATCATGCTGCTTGATGGTCAGCAGCAACGCGCAATGTGCCTtggcgagctcgacgcaAAGCTGGTGGCAGTGCCCGACATGCAGTACCTGCTTTCACAGcctgctgcacacgctccgATATAG
- a CDS encoding uncharacterized protein (COG:O; COG:U; TransMembrane:2 (i20-38o58-81i); EggNog:ENOG503P57W): MALFRAALTPLRRMARVPFCTAYPIHVSFSLIHVRSIASAPKAAQEEAPETHTLGAKLILILAWVPVALFITGNVVSIASVNGSSMSPTFNPIDPTQDIYPSRLPSSDIVLLNRLITAMRNYHRGDIVTL, translated from the exons ATGGCGCTCTTCCGCGCAGCATTGACGCCGCTtcggcgcatggcgcgtgtGCCTTTCTGCACTGCGTATCCTATACATGTCTCTTTTTCATTGATTCACGTACGGAGTATTGCGAGCGCAccaaaagcagcgcaggaaGAAGCGCCTGAGACGCACACGCTCGGTGCAAAGCTTATACTCATCCTCGCTTGGGTCCCTGTAGCACTGTTTATTACCGGGAACGTTGTGAGCATAGCGAGCGTCAATGGATCTAGCATGAGT CCCACGTTTAACCCTATCGATCCTACGCAGGATATATACCCAAGCAGGCTCCCTTCTTCGGATATCGTTTTGCTAAACCGCCTGATTACTGCGATGCGCAACTACCACCGCGGTGATATTGTAACCTTATAG
- the NIT3 gene encoding omega-amidase (EggNog:ENOG503NTXY; COG:E): MSTSPQLIMKSTRLAVVQLGRIGADKQHNLAHARNEVLRATREGPLRGADMVILPECFNSPYGVDHFEHYAESLSGLYDALKTRGGTAVAEGGARAWPIDNKDEEHPVTLTPNVLERSESLRMLSDVAKEAGIVLVGGSIPERDDKTGCLFNTSVVFDKQGRAIGIHRKLHLFNIDIPGKMTFQESKTLAAGDAITLFDCEYGRFGLGICYDMRFPEPALISARLGACAMLYPAAFNTTTGPVAWELLLRSRALDNQLYTVGCSPARPTEGYPAWGHSTVVNPLGTVIETCDEKETIIWAELDPACAQDVRKTVPVSSQRRFDVYGDIAK; the protein is encoded by the exons ATGAGCACTTCACCCCAACTTATCATGAAATCTACACGCCTTGCAGTGGTCCAGCTTGGGCGTATAGGCGCAGACAAGCAGCACAAtttggcgcacgcacgaaACGAAGTGCTCCGCGCCACCCGCGAGGGCCCGCTCCGTGGCGCCGACATGGTCATCCTCCCAGAGTGCTTCAACTCGCCGTACGGTGTCGATCACTTTGAACATTACGCGGAATCTCTTTCGGGCTTGTACGACGCACTAAaaacgcgcggcggcacagcTGTGGCGGAAggtggcgcgcgtgcttggccTATTGATAACAAGGACGAAGAGCACCCGGTAACGCTCACACCAAATGTGCTGGAAAGGAGCGAGAGTTTGCGTATGCTGAGTGATGTTGCGAAAGAGGCTGGCATTGTGCTGGTCGGTGGCAGCATCCCCGAGCGTGACGACAAGACGGGATGTCTTTTCAACACGAGCGTTGTGTTTGACAAGCAAG GTCGTGCGATTGGAATTCACCGAAAACTACACCTGTTCAACATTGACATCCCCGGCAAGATGACATTCCAAGAGAGTAAGACGCTTGCGGCTGGTGACGCAATTACTCTATTCGATTGCG AATACGGACGGTTTGGCCTCGGAATTTGCTACGATATGCGTTTTCCCGAGCCTGCACTTATCTCTGCGCGACTCGGCGCATGTGCGATGCTCTACCCGGCGGCATTCAACACCACGACGGGACCTGTTGCATGGGAGCTTTTGcttcgctcgcgcgctCTGGACAACCAGCTCTACACGGTTGGCTGCTCGCCCGCACGGCCCACCGAGGGCTACCCTGCATGGGGCCACAGTACCGTGGTTAACCCGCTCGGCACGGTTATTGAGACCTGCGACGAGAAAGAAACGATCATCTGGGCAGAACTTGAccctgcgtgcgcgcaagacgtGCGCAAAACCGTGCCGGTCTCGTCCCAGCGTCGCTTTGACGTGTACGGCGACATTGCCAAGTAA
- the ICL2 gene encoding isocitrate lyase (COG:C; EggNog:ENOG503NU9G), with translation MSNTAINKSFATSSSALAANDAIPPTSLVPPPAPLSVQPPTPEQEKAIFDSAVDEVEKWLASPRWKGITRPYTAKDIVSKRGSISVVPPPSSLTADKLFATLSDHFKDRTAVHTLGAIDPVQQSQMARNQEVVYVSGWAASSVLTTANNEVGPDLADYPYTTVPNQVQRLFKAQLHHDRKHWDERCHMTEEQRTNTPWVDYLRPIVADGDTGHGGLSSVFRLAKLFAEAGAAGVHLEDQLHGGKKCGHQAGKVLVPTSEHVNRLNMTRFAWDIMGSSNLLIARTDSESAKLISSTVDSRDHEFIKGAYNLPEDMKPLADTLAEKEAQGISGPALDDVEKQWNENVMLLTFNEAVAHHNASNPTGLQEYDGRVEGGVSNRDARKIAESIFGLEGVPRWDWDAPRTREGYYHFKGGIQPALKRVKLFAPYADMLWLETKMPDLTQAQGFAAKIHQDYPEKWLVYNLSPSFNWSAHGFTDEDLRNFVWDLARAGFVFQLISLAGIHSTGAITCELSRRFQKDGMLAYVELIQRKEKELGTDILTHQKWSGANYIDRVLQTVSSGTSGTSSMGKDSTEHSF, from the coding sequence ATGAGCAATACTGCAATAAACAAATCTTTTGCCACGAGTAGCAGTGCGCTCGCTGCAAACGATGCGATTCCGCCGACCTCGCTGGTTCCGCCGCCTGCCCCGCTGTCCGTGCAGCCACCGACGCCGGAGCAGGAAAAGGCCATCTTTGATTCAGCAGTAGATGAAGTTGAAAAGTGGCTTGCCAGCCCACGTTGGAAAGGCATCACACGCCCCTACACTGCCAAGGACATTGTCTCGAAGCGTGGCTCGATTTCCGTCGTTCCGCCACCGTCGTCTCTCACGGCTGACAAGCTGTTTGCCACTCTGTCAGATCATTTCAAGGACCGCACGGCTGTGCACACACTTGGTGCGATTGATCCTGTGCAGCAGTcgcaaatggcgcgcaatCAGGAAGTGGTTTACGTCTCCGGTTGGGCCGCGTCTTCTGTTCTGACCACGGCGAACAACGAAGTTGGCCCCGATCTTGCCGATTATCCGTACACCACCGTTCCGAATCAGGTTCAACGCTTGTTCAAGGCACAGCTTCATCATGACCGTAAACACTGGGACGAGCGCTGCCATATGACtgaggagcagcgcaccaaCACGCCTTGGGTCGACTACCTGCGCCCTATCGTCGCTGATGGCGATACGGGCCACGGCGGCCTGAGCAGCGTCTTTCGTCTTGCCAAGCTGTTTGCTGAGGCTGGCGCTGCCGGCGTCCATCTCGAGGATCAGCTGCACGGCGGTAAGAAGTGCGGCCACCAGGCAGGCAAGGTGCTTGTTCCCACTTCGGAGCATGTGAATCGCTTGAACATGACTCGCTTTGCGTGGGATATCATGGGCTCGTCGAACCTCTTGATTGCGCGCACCGACTCCGAGTCGGCCAAGCTCATTTCTAGCACGGTGGACAGCCGCGACCACGAATTTATCAAGGGCGCGTACAACCTGCCCGAAGATATGAAGCCGCTTGCAGACACGCTTGCTGAGAAGGAGGCTCAGGGTATCTCTGGCCCTGCTCTGGATGATGTCGAGAAGCAGTGGAATGAAAATGTAATGCTGCTCACTTTTAACGaggccgtcgcgcaccacAATGCATCGAACCCCACCGGCCTGCAAGAGTACGATGGCAGGGTCGAAGGCGGCGTTTCCAACAgggacgcgcgcaagattgCCGAGTCCATCTTTGGCTTGGAGGGTGTACCCCGTTGGGATtgggatgcgccgcgcacgcgcgaagGTTACTACCACTTCAAGGGTGGTATCCAACCCGCGCTGAAGCGTGTCAAGCTGTTTGCCCCCTATGCAGACATGCTCTGGCTAGAGACCAAGATGCCAGATCTGACACAGGCACAGGGCTTTGCTGCTAAGATCCATCAAGACTACCCTGAAAAGTGGCTTGTCTACAATCTCAGTCCCTCCTTCAACTGGAGCGCGCACGGATTCACGGACGAGGATCTGCGCAACTTTGTGTGGGACCTCGCGCGTGCTGGCTTCGTCTTCCAGCTTATCTCTCTTGCCGGCATACACTCCACCGGCGCCATTACCTGCGAGCTCAGTCGCCGTTTCCAAAAGGACGGCATGCTCGCCTATGTGGAGCTTATCCAGCGCAAAGAGAAGGAGCTCGGCACCGATATATTGACTCACCAAAAGTGGAGCGGTGCGAACTATATTGACCGTGTTCTGCAGACCGTCAGCAGCGGTACCAGTGGCACGAGTAGCATGGGCAAGGACAGCACAGAGCATTCGTTCTAA
- the ERG20 gene encoding dimethylallyltranstransferase (EggNog:ENOG503NXTX; BUSCO:EOG092633US; COG:H): protein MVAAELKVVKRQRFESVFDLIVDDLVNFMRENGMPQDAVEWYRRSLEYNTPGGKLNRGLSVVDTAEILLCTNDQGDKMRELSDEEYNDAAILGWCVELLQAYFLVADDMMDASITRRGHPCWYRLSGVGNIAINDSFMLDGAIYFLLKKYFRTKPFYVHLLELFHDTTFQTELGQLIDLITAPEDAVDLNKFSLDKHHLIVVYKTAFYSFYLPVALAMAMCGIKDESAYKYALDILIPLGEYFQVQDDYLDAYGAPEVIGKKLTTVGTDIRDNKCSWNINVALANSTQEQRKVLDENYGQKDDTCEARVKDVFNASNVNIQGKFAAYEKESYDRIHGLINALPENAGLKRAVFVSFFEKVYKRTK from the exons ATGGTCGCTGCAGAACTTAAGGTAGTGAAGCGCCAGCGCTTCGAAAGTGTGTTTGATCTTATTGTCGATGATCTTGTCAACTTTATGAGGGAGAATGGCATGCCGCAAGACGCCGTCGAGTGGTACCGCCGCAGCCTAGAGTACAACACCCCCGGCGGGAAACTCAACCGTGGTCTTTCCGTGGTCGACACGGCAGAGATCTTGCTGTGCACCAATGACCAAGGCGACAAGATGCGCGAACTGAGCGATGAAGAGTACAATGATGCAGCGATTTTGGGCTGGTGTGTGGAGCTGCTCCAGGCATACTTCCTTGTCGCTGACGACATGATGGATGCGTCAAttacgcgccgcggccaccCTTGCTGGTATCGTTTGTCGGGTGTCGGTAACATTGCCATTAACGACTCGTTCATGCTCGACGGCGCTATTTATTTTCTACTCAAAAAGTATTTCCGCACGAAGCCGTTCTACGTGCACCTTTTGGAATTGTTCCACGACACGACATTCCAAACCGAGCTCGGCCAGCTGATCGATTTGATTACTGCGCCGGAGGATGCCGTGGATTTGAACAAGTTCAGCTTGGACAAGCACCATTTGATTGTGGTGTACAAGACTGCATTTTACTCGTTCTACCTGCCCGTCGCTCTCGCCATGGCAATGTGCGGCATCAAGGACGAAAGTGCGTACAAGTACGCACTTGACATTCTTATCCCATTGGGCGAGTATTTCCAGGTACAGGATGACTACTTGGACGCGTATGGTGCGCCGGAAGTGATCGGCAAGA AGCTCACTACAGTCGGTACGGATATTCGCGACAACAAATGCTCTTGGAATATCAATGTTGCACTTGCGAATTCTAcgcaggagcagcgcaaggtgcTCGACGAAAACTACGGTCAGAAAGACGACACGTGCGAGGCGCGGGTCAAGGACGTGTTCAATGCGTCGAACGTCAATATCCAGGGAAAATTTGCTGCCTACGAGAAAGAAAGCTACGACCGCATCCACGGACTGATCAATGCGTTGCCTGAAAATGCTGGCTTGAAGCGCGCCGTATTTGTGTCCTTCTTTGAAAAGGTGTACAAGCGCACCAAGTAA